The sequence ACCAACTACCACTCTTAAAAGGGTAATAAGTAAAATACTCAAGTATCGGCACAGCATCTAAACAACGAGATTATTAGCCTATTTCTCACACGTATCAGTGATAATTCTTTGTCTctaattgatattaatcAACACCATGCcaagaaatatataaagaattaCACATTCGAAGttgcatttttaaatgtGAAAGGGTCTCtcatctttaaattttgacCAAGTTAGATTTTTACCGCATAACAAGATCACAGATATAAAAACATCgatcttcaaaataaagTAAAATAAGGATGGTATACAAGATCTACTTACAAGGTTATCAAGTTGCAAGGCTTAACTACGTTGCTAGTACTCACATTAAACTACGATATTAGGAAGGTTTAAACATAAACTTATTGAATGGGTAATCTATCATAATTGTTAATCATGACGTCTTTATTGCAACTATTGTATAATTATCAGATGTCTGTAATTGAAAGTGAAAGGTTTTACTATACTCATTTactagaagaaaaagagtTGAATACAAAAAACGAAGCCttaataaagaataatgataatactGCTGTGTTGGTTGATGATATAACAGGGAAACAACAAGAGCATTCTTTGAGTAAAGAACTCATCTCGTTACAAAGACAATTAACGAAAGTGTCCATAGAATTACAAACAATGAAACTAAGCAATGAGCAATTAAAGGAAGCACAGAAGGTTACAAAGAATACGatgaatcaaaaattaaataattcacTAAAAACAATTGAGAGACTAAAGAGTGAATTGAGTGTGAATAATTCTAGTCATGGTGATGAAGACGCATCTTCAGTTACTCctccaaaaatatttaatacatttaaaaacaatgaaattaagcagaaaaacaatattcACTTATTATCACCAGTTACTAGGAAGGAGTCGGGGCATCTAGAAtcaaataacaaaattgaGAAACTTTCTGGAATACGTAACATTGTAAATTCTAAGAAGCATACATTATTTGACATGGATACTGAATCAGAAGCTGATAACTCTCTAAATtctattgaaaatgttttaaaaataaataccTTAAAGAGAAATGAAGTATTAGCTAACATGGTGCTTCCAAAGGATGCATTACCTGAAAGCTCCGACATTAATTCTTCAcaaaatattctttctGTCGATATACCTCTTATAAAAGGCAATACAGTAGAAGAAAAACAAGTGAAGAATCATCatgaaacaaaaaagagAACGTTAACGAAAACCAGGATCCAAAAATTAGACAGTGACGATAGCTTATTATAATTAGCGGATCGTGGTTTGGTAAACATTTACTAGATATATACCATAATGAATAATGTTAAtgataattgatttattaatgcGAATGGGTGATATTtctatattatatatttgtatcttttatgtttcattaaattaaataagttTTCCTGACAAATTG comes from Tetrapisispora phaffii CBS 4417 chromosome 4, complete genome and encodes:
- the LRS4 gene encoding Lrs4p (similar to Saccharomyces cerevisiae LRS4 (YDR439W); ancestral locus Anc_5.553) — protein: MTSLLQLLYNYQMSVIESERFYYTHLLEEKELNTKNEALIKNNDNTAVLVDDITGKQQEHSLSKELISLQRQLTKVSIELQTMKLSNEQLKEAQKVTKNTMNQKLNNSLKTIERLKSELSVNNSSHGDEDASSVTPPKIFNTFKNNEIKQKNNIHLLSPVTRKESGHLESNNKIEKLSGIRNIVNSKKHTLFDMDTESEADNSLNSIENVLKINTLKRNEVLANMVLPKDALPESSDINSSQNILSVDIPLIKGNTVEEKQVKNHHETKKRTLTKTRIQKLDSDDSLL